A genomic segment from Camarhynchus parvulus chromosome 7, STF_HiC, whole genome shotgun sequence encodes:
- the ASB1 gene encoding LOW QUALITY PROTEIN: ankyrin repeat and SOCS box protein 1 (The sequence of the model RefSeq protein was modified relative to this genomic sequence to represent the inferred CDS: deleted 1 base in 1 codon) gives MAEGGDAPAPGSAGRNLKEWLREQFCDHPLEHCEDTRLHDAAFVGDLPTLRSLLQDESFQSRINEKSVWCCGWLPCTPLRIAATAGHGPCVDFLLRKGAQIDLVDVKGQTALYVAVVNGHLECAKILLKAGADPNGSRHHRSTPVYHAARVGRADILQELIRYGADVDVNHQPASRGPGQALRPLTTLVVCPLYISAAYHNLPCFRLLLQAGADPDFNCCGPINVQGFSRGSPVCVLDAVLRHGCEPAFVRLLVDFGADLNLVKVEALGLEATGRVKVNAEALEVFKEARGRARSLLSLCRIAVRRTLGKSRLDLIHSLPIPDPIKQFLLHEHS, from the exons ATGGCGGAGGGCGGGGACGCGCCCGCCCCGGGCAG CGCAGGTCGCAACCTGAAGGAGTGGCTGCGGGAGCAGTTCTGCGACCACCCGCTGGAGCACTGCGAGGACACCCGGCTGCACGACGCGGCCTTCGTGGGCGACCTGCCCACGCTGCGCAGCCTGCTGCAGGACGAGAGCTTCCAGAG CCGGATCAACGAGAAGTCGGTGTGGTGCTGCGGCTGGCTGCCCTGCACGCCGCTGCGCATCGCCGCCACCGCCGGCCACGGGCCCTGCGTCGACTTCCTGCTGCGCAAGGGGGCCCAGATCGACCTGGTGGACGTCAAGGGGCAGACAGCTCTCTACGTGGCCGTGGTCAACGGGCACCTGGAGTGTGCCAAGATCCTGCTGAAGGCCGGCGCTGACCCCAACGGGAGCCGGCACCACCGCAGCACCCCGGTGTACCACGCGGCGCGGGTGGGGCGCGCCGacatcctgcaggagctcatcag GTACGGCGCGGACGTGGACGTGAACCACCAGCCGGCGTCACGCGGGCCGGGGCAGGCGCTGCGGCCGCTGACCACGCTGGTGGTGTGTCCCCTGTACATCAGCGCTGCCTACCACAACCTGCCCTGCTTCCGCCTGCTGCTCCAGGCGGGAGCCGACCCGGATTTCAACTGCTGCGGGCCCATCAACGTGCAGGGCTTCTCGCGGGGCTCGCCCGTGTGCGTGCTGGACGCCGTGCTGCGGCACGGCTGCGAGCCCGCCTTCGTGCGCCTGCTCGTT GACTTCGGGGCCGATCTCAACCTCGTCAAGGTGGAGGCCCTGGGGCTCGAGGCCACGGGCAGGGTCAAGGTGAACGCCGAGGCGCTGGAGGTGTTCAAAGAGGCGAGGG GCCGCGCCCGGAGCCTCTTGTCTCTGTGCCGCATAGCAGTGCGGAGAACCCTTGGCAAATCCCGCCTGGATCTGATCCACAGCCTTCCCATCCCAGACCCCATTAAACAATTTTTACTCCATGAGCACAGTTAA